One Magnetospirillum sp. 15-1 genomic window, CCGGTGCACCCCTTCGATGGTGTTGAGCAGGATGGGAAAGACCAGCCCCAGGAAGATGATGAACTGGTTCTGCACCTCGCCCAGCCCGAACCATAGGATGGACAGCGGAATCCAGGCCAGCGGCGGAATGGGGCGCAGCACTTCCAGCACCGGATAGAGCTGGGCGTGGACGGACTGACGCCAGCCCATGGCGATGCCGATGGGAATGGCCAGCGAAGCGAAAATGAAGGCGATGAATTCCCGCTGCAGACTGGCGGCCAGATGGAGCGGCAGTTCCCCGCTGGTCAACTGCCCCGCCAGGGTGGCCGCCACCGTGGCGGGGCTGGGCAGCAATACCCCGATCTGGGGGTCGAAGCGGGGCAGGATGACCGAGGCGGCCACCTGCCAGCCGGCCAGGAGCGCGGCCAGCAGGGCCAGGTTGCGCGCCCAGGCGGGCGGGGCGGCGCCAAGTCGCAGCGGCCGCGACGATCGGTTCTGTTTGATGGCCGCGGCCGCTGTTTTCATGATGCTCTCCTAGGGTTGGTAGGTCTTGCCGCCGAAGGTCCAGGGCTGTTCCAGGTCGCCCTGCTCCGGGAAGGGCTGGGGGGCCTTGGCGGTGGTTTGGTTGAAATAGTCCGGATAGGGGACTTGGCCGATGGTGCCGGTCCAGCCCTTGGGTAGGTAGACCGGCTGCTCCGGCAGCCTCCAGCCCAGCTTGCGCACGCTGTTGCGGGCGAATTCAGGTGCGTAGGAGGCGGCGTATTCCTCGCCGGTCAGGTCGCGGGTCAGGCGGCCCCGTTCCTTCAGCCAGGCGCGGACACGGCCGTCCTCGTCCGCCCAGAACTTGGGATGGGGCAGCAGGTAGGTGGGCTTGAACAGGTTATTGTTGTTGGCGATCTGCTGTGCCAGGAATGACGGTTCGAGAAGCTTCAGCGACGGGTCCTGGCGCTCCAGCTCGACAGCCTTGGTCGGGTCGAGGCGGATGAACAGGTTGGCCTCGAACAATGTGTCGGTGATGGCCTGGACCACGTCCGGCACGTTGTCGATCAGTTCCTGGCGGACGAAGCCGATGCCCTCGTAGATACTGTAGGGATGGCTGGAGTCGATGATCCGGCCGGTCTTGCGCTCCTCGGTCAGCAGTGAGACCGAATGATCCCACGGCACGACGGCGGAGAGCCCCTTGGGCAATTGGAGCTGCTCGGCGATGGGGATGTTCTTCAAGATGACATCCTTGCCGACGGTCACGCCGTTGGCCTGGGCGGCAGCCTGGAAATAGAATTCCGACGACGAGCCGGTGACGATACCTACCGTATGGGGCTCCTTGGCCCCCTTGAAATCCTTGATGCTCTTCAGCGGGGAATCGTTGGGGACGATCACCGCGTGGGTCAGCACCGGATAGTTGACGATGCCTCGGGCGGGAACCTTGCGGTCGATCAGCGAGGTGTAGGGGAAGTTGCCCGTGGCGCCCACCTGGATGCGCGCGGCGGTGAAGGCCTCGTTCAGGTCGGGGCCGGAATTGAACGGCTGGAATTTAGCGTCGATGCCGCGTTTTTGCAGCAGTTGCAGGCGGTCGGCGACGATGTTGATGGCGTTGTGGCCGGTCCACGGCGGCTGAAAGCCGATGGTCAGAGGCCACCACCCCTTCTCCTTCAGCCAGGCGACCGATTTGGGCGAGACCTGCTCATAGGGCTGGGGCCAGCCCCAGGCGGTGGGCGCGGCGGTCTCGGCCTGGGCCGGAATGGTGCCGGCGACGCCCAGGGCGGCGAGCGCGGCGAACAGGCCCAGGGCGCGGCGTCGGGTCGATGCTCCAAAGATTGGCATATGGATTTCCCCTCAGATCTTGGCGATGCGGTCGAGATGGATGAAGGTGGGGTGGGCGGCTTCCTCGGCGGCGCGGCGCCGGGCGAGGCTCTGATCGGTGACCTGGGTGGGTTCGATCACCCAGACGGCGGCCAGATCGGCATCGCCTTCCGTCTCGCGCAGGCGGACGTAGTGGCTCTGGAACAGCGCTCCGGTGATGTGGGCCTTGACCGGGCGCCCCTTGATCTGGACGGTGCGCCCGTCGCCGCCCTTGAGCGCGATGGCGACCGTGGCGTCGAACCAGATGGCTCGGACCAGGTTGCGGTTGGTGGCCGACGATTCCAGGCGCTCCAGGTAATGAATGGTGCCATCCTCGGCGGCGTGCAGGGACTGCTTCTCCACCGCGTGAGGAGCGCCGTCGGCGTCCGCGGTGGCGAGAATCTTGACGGTGTCGGCGGCATTGAGCAGGGCGACCACGTCGCTGGACAGGGAGACGGTCATCGTGGACTCCTAGGCCTGGAGGCGGGCAAGGTCGGAATCGGGGTGGTTGCCGCAGCGGCGGTAGTCGTCGAAATCGACGCCAAGGCCGTGGCGGGCTCGGATGTCCTGCAATCCCTTGCTCAGGCGGATGTAGTAGTCGAGCGACGGATTGACCTGGTCGCGGAAGTCCGAGCCGGGGCGGGGGACCCAGACGATGGAAACGGTGGTGACGCCGCGTTCGGCCAGATACTCCACCTCTTCCAGGTTGGCGGCGATGGCCGCGTCCTCGCTGGCGAAGCCATGGGGCTTGGCCAGTTCGGCGCCGGCGACGATGCAGGTGCCGACATTGCCGCGTCCGAAGATGTCCACCGCCCTGATCAGCCGGTCACGCCAGCCGGTATAGCCCACCCATTTGGCTTTACCGGGGCAAATCCAGTTGAACTTGTCCTCGGTGAAGACCTCGAGGTCGCTGGTGTAGCTGGTCAGGCCGGTGTTCTCGTACAGCCGGGCCAACTGGCGCTCGTTGTAGGCCGAGCCGATCAGCTGGCTGGGGAATTTCTTGGTGGTGAACAGTTCGCCGATGGCCTGCAGCAGCTCGATGTAGAAATCCACCTCCAGGTCGAAGGTCTCGGTCCCCTTCACCACCGATCCGGCCGTCAGGCAGATGTTGGAGAAGCGCCCGGGTTCCTTCAGCGCCTCGGCCAGGGTCTCCTTGACGTCCTGGGCGCGCAGGCGGTTGGGAACGCCGATCTCTTCGCGCTGCTGCTTGGTGTGGGTGACGATGTCGCAGAACTTGCAGCCCTTGTCGTCGGCCCAGAAATAGCAATAGCTGGACTGGAAGACGTTGAGCCGTTGCGGCCGAGCGGTGACCAGCAGGCTCATCTTGATGCCCGAGCTGGTGGTCTTGTCGTAATAGGCCGGCTTGGGCCACAGCTCGACCTCTTCGATCTGCCGGCCGCCGTCCAGCAGTACGAAGCGGCCATCGACGAAATCAACCTGATAGGGGTCCTGGGCCAGCGGGGTCGGGTCCACCAGGATGGTGCCGCCGTCGCGCAGCAGCAGCGATTCCGGCAGCGGCTTGATGGCGCCGTCGCGCGACCCGAAGATGTAGGGGCTGCGCAGTTGGTGGATGGCGGGGTCGATCGCCTTTTCCGCCCGCTCGGTATAGTGGACGCCGCGCCGCTGCACGTCGATCTTCAGGGCGACCAGCCGGGGAAAGCCGGGATGGCGCGCCAGCACATCGTCGAAAACAGGTTCGTCACGGTAACGCGGGTTCAGCAGGACGGTCATGAGAGAGGCTCCATGGGAGGAATATCTATAATCTAATAGATAATAGACTATTCGTGTCAACGCCTCCGTTCGGCCTATCCCTGCGGGGCGTAGAGTGGCTCGCCGCGCCATGCCACATCGGCCATTACCGCCGGTGGCGGCGCCCTATTCCGCCCGCAGGCTTTCAATCGGGTCGAGGCGGGACGCGATCGAAGCGGGATAGGCTCCGAAGAACAGGCCGATACCGGCGGAAATGAGCGCTCCCGCCGGTAAGGCCAGCGAGGATGGGGTGAAGTCCCAGTCCGACAGGCGGGCGTAGACATAAGCCGCCAGCATGCCCAACAGCGTGCCGCACAGGCCTCCGGTCAGGGACAGCATGGCCGCTTCCATCAGGAACATGGCCTGGATATGGACCCGCCTGGCTCCCAGGGCGAGACGAAGGCCAATTTCACGCCGCCGTTCCGCCACGTTCATCAACATGACGTTCATGACGCCGATGCCTCCCACCAAGAGCGATATCCCGCCGATGGCGGCCAACAGGATCGCCATGATCCGCGCCTGATGCTGCATCCCTTCGATCAACTGGCGGGCGCTTTGGGTTTGCACCGGTCGGCCGCGCCGTATCTGGCGCAATCGTTCGCCCAGGGCTTCCGCCGCCAAGGT contains:
- a CDS encoding ABC transporter permease, which translates into the protein MKTAAAAIKQNRSSRPLRLGAAPPAWARNLALLAALLAGWQVAASVILPRFDPQIGVLLPSPATVAATLAGQLTSGELPLHLAASLQREFIAFIFASLAIPIGIAMGWRQSVHAQLYPVLEVLRPIPPLAWIPLSILWFGLGEVQNQFIIFLGLVFPILLNTIEGVHRVDRNLIRAARSLGAGEWKVLRRVVIPAALPQIVVGVRVGLGTGWMALVAAELVGANSGLGFMINDARSLLRTDVVVGGMVAIGLAGLAIDLGLRALSRRLLPWSPAIAKGN
- a CDS encoding ABC transporter substrate-binding protein, yielding MPIFGASTRRRALGLFAALAALGVAGTIPAQAETAAPTAWGWPQPYEQVSPKSVAWLKEKGWWPLTIGFQPPWTGHNAINIVADRLQLLQKRGIDAKFQPFNSGPDLNEAFTAARIQVGATGNFPYTSLIDRKVPARGIVNYPVLTHAVIVPNDSPLKSIKDFKGAKEPHTVGIVTGSSSEFYFQAAAQANGVTVGKDVILKNIPIAEQLQLPKGLSAVVPWDHSVSLLTEERKTGRIIDSSHPYSIYEGIGFVRQELIDNVPDVVQAITDTLFEANLFIRLDPTKAVELERQDPSLKLLEPSFLAQQIANNNNLFKPTYLLPHPKFWADEDGRVRAWLKERGRLTRDLTGEEYAASYAPEFARNSVRKLGWRLPEQPVYLPKGWTGTIGQVPYPDYFNQTTAKAPQPFPEQGDLEQPWTFGGKTYQP
- a CDS encoding radical SAM protein yields the protein MTVLLNPRYRDEPVFDDVLARHPGFPRLVALKIDVQRRGVHYTERAEKAIDPAIHQLRSPYIFGSRDGAIKPLPESLLLRDGGTILVDPTPLAQDPYQVDFVDGRFVLLDGGRQIEEVELWPKPAYYDKTTSSGIKMSLLVTARPQRLNVFQSSYCYFWADDKGCKFCDIVTHTKQQREEIGVPNRLRAQDVKETLAEALKEPGRFSNICLTAGSVVKGTETFDLEVDFYIELLQAIGELFTTKKFPSQLIGSAYNERQLARLYENTGLTSYTSDLEVFTEDKFNWICPGKAKWVGYTGWRDRLIRAVDIFGRGNVGTCIVAGAELAKPHGFASEDAAIAANLEEVEYLAERGVTTVSIVWVPRPGSDFRDQVNPSLDYYIRLSKGLQDIRARHGLGVDFDDYRRCGNHPDSDLARLQA